A window from Longimicrobium sp. encodes these proteins:
- a CDS encoding penicillin-binding protein activator LpoB, translated as MMTTRARPLATLALAGLMALGGCATQVTRVSPEQQIDLSGRWNDADSRLVADALIRESFDASRGGDWAVRYMQAHAGRRPIVIVGTVRNASMEHIAVGTFVRDLERAYLSSGQVQVVASADERGEVRAEREDQQDNATADTRARLARERGANFMLQGDVQSIEDREGGRRVVYYQVDATLVDIETNEKVWTGQHRIKKMVERPRFRL; from the coding sequence ATGATGACGACCCGTGCCCGCCCTCTCGCCACCCTGGCGCTGGCAGGCCTGATGGCGCTCGGCGGCTGCGCCACGCAGGTGACCCGCGTGAGCCCCGAGCAGCAGATCGACCTCAGCGGACGCTGGAACGACGCCGACAGCCGCCTGGTGGCCGACGCGCTGATCCGCGAAAGCTTCGACGCCAGCCGCGGCGGCGACTGGGCCGTGCGCTACATGCAGGCCCACGCCGGCCGCCGCCCCATCGTAATCGTAGGCACCGTGCGCAACGCCAGCATGGAGCACATCGCCGTTGGCACCTTCGTGCGCGACCTGGAGCGCGCCTACCTGTCCAGCGGCCAGGTGCAGGTGGTGGCCAGCGCCGACGAGCGCGGCGAGGTGCGCGCCGAGCGGGAGGACCAGCAGGACAACGCCACGGCCGACACGCGCGCCCGGCTGGCCCGCGAGCGCGGCGCCAACTTCATGCTGCAGGGCGACGTGCAGTCCATCGAGGACCGAGAAGGCGGACGCCGCGTGGTGTACTACCAGGTAGACGCCACCCTGGTGGACATCGAGACCAACGAAAAGGTGTGGACCGGGCAGCACCGCATCAAGAAGATGGTCGAGCGCCCGCGCTTCCGCCTTTGA